A window from Deltaproteobacteria bacterium encodes these proteins:
- a CDS encoding tyrosine-type recombinase/integrase — MDIENRLLHVRSKETWNPKTDNSARTIPLCAPALEALQMARERAEKKKVKNSLVFPGRKEGPLTDIRDSLNGACKRAGVPHIRVHGLRHTFGSQMAMAGADPFVIMKAMGHADIKTTMIYVSLGKSHIRDQVEKLNTIPIPKSDYVSGKTCSQNRSPR, encoded by the coding sequence GTGGACATCGAAAACCGGCTGCTCCACGTCCGCTCGAAGGAAACGTGGAACCCTAAGACTGATAATTCCGCGAGGACCATTCCGCTGTGCGCCCCCGCATTGGAGGCGTTGCAGATGGCGCGGGAGCGGGCAGAAAAGAAGAAAGTGAAGAACTCGCTCGTCTTTCCTGGGAGGAAAGAGGGGCCGTTGACCGATATTCGGGACAGCCTGAACGGTGCCTGCAAACGCGCCGGCGTCCCGCACATCCGCGTCCACGGACTTCGGCATACCTTCGGGTCACAAATGGCCATGGCCGGAGCGGACCCTTTTGTCATCATGAAGGCGATGGGGCACGCGGATATCAAGACGACTATGATTTACGTGTCACTCGGAAAGAGCCACATCCGGGATCAAGTGGAGAAACTGAACACGATCCCGATTCCAAAGAGTGACTATGTCTCCGGTAAAACCTGTTCTCAGAATCGGTCGCCCAGATAA
- a CDS encoding flavodoxin family protein — MKIVGIVGSPRRGGNTETLAGAVLAGAAAAGADTETIRLTDLAIKGCQACMYCRSHEECATRDGMQDVYRAIEAADKVVIGSPVYMFQMSSQTKAFMDRLYRYLNNDFTSRVRKETVLVFAQGDPGLEAFRPYFDHVSNAYSLLGFPVVATVVGGGTNEAGGIAKDSETMGRARAAGAALAGTH, encoded by the coding sequence TTGAAAATCGTCGGAATCGTCGGGAGTCCCCGTCGGGGCGGAAACACGGAGACGCTGGCCGGCGCGGTGCTCGCCGGTGCGGCCGCCGCCGGAGCGGATACGGAAACCATCCGGCTGACCGACCTCGCGATCAAGGGATGCCAAGCCTGCATGTACTGCCGCAGCCATGAGGAGTGCGCCACTCGGGACGGCATGCAGGACGTGTATCGCGCCATCGAGGCGGCGGACAAGGTCGTGATCGGCTCCCCCGTCTACATGTTCCAAATGTCGTCGCAGACGAAGGCGTTCATGGACCGCCTCTATCGCTACCTGAACAACGATTTCACGTCGCGAGTGCGCAAGGAGACGGTGCTTGTCTTCGCGCAAGGCGACCCGGGCCTGGAGGCCTTCCGTCCGTACTTCGACCACGTCTCCAACGCGTACTCCCTTCTCGGTTTCCCTGTCGTGGCCACCGTGGTCGGAGGCGGGACGAACGAGGCGGGCGGCATCGCCAAGGATTCGGAAACCATGGGGCGGGCCCGTGCGGCCGGAGCGGCGTTGGCCGGCACCCATTGA
- a CDS encoding helix-turn-helix transcriptional regulator, with protein MIGGKWKILVLYHLGQGTKRFHELQRALPHIAQATLTQQVRELERDGLVHREVYPVVPPKVEYSLTPIGIRFLPVMDAMCAWGLAYLAQEESAGTPLPP; from the coding sequence ATGATCGGCGGCAAGTGGAAGATCCTCGTCCTCTATCACCTCGGCCAGGGGACGAAACGCTTCCACGAACTGCAACGCGCGCTGCCGCATATCGCCCAGGCTACCCTCACCCAGCAGGTCCGCGAGCTGGAGCGCGACGGTCTGGTGCATCGTGAGGTCTACCCGGTCGTGCCTCCCAAGGTGGAGTACTCGCTGACGCCGATCGGGATCCGCTTCCTTCCGGTGATGGACGCAATGTGCGCGTGGGGACTCGCCTATCTGGCGCAGGAGGAAAGCGCGGGTACACCTCTTCCACCATGA
- a CDS encoding helix-turn-helix transcriptional regulator yields the protein MSDLKKYVAERKKRDREFAEGFDEGYARFKIGGTLREAREAAGLSQEELATRLRTKKTAISRIENHAEDIKLSTLEKVAAALGKRLLVKIA from the coding sequence ATGAGTGACCTGAAGAAATACGTCGCAGAGCGGAAGAAGCGTGACCGGGAGTTCGCCGAAGGATTCGATGAGGGATACGCGCGTTTTAAGATAGGCGGGACGCTGCGGGAGGCGCGCGAAGCGGCGGGGCTCAGTCAGGAGGAGCTGGCCACCCGCCTGAGAACCAAGAAGACGGCAATCTCCAGGATTGAAAATCACGCCGAGGATATCAAGCTCTCAACCCTTGAGAAGGTGGCCGCGGCATTGGGGAAACGTCTTCTGGTGAAGATTGCGTAG
- a CDS encoding PD40 domain-containing protein — MRIKRTKDAFIQQKTGLFGFYLQFVFVAFVCLGFSSCKEGSPSAEIHFSPDGSTIAYTYADRIGLPLPPEVPTIYSTVYLQWCPSDQIKLCQSMKIDSYGKSFGSFVQNKFGLLFSPDSRHIAVKSPRYLEVVDLESQIRHRLTSPDELVTSMGWLGNKEMVYVIHKKTGTEKHGVDSTRQILRHTVGESPGKRLLLHEQLDYRGNYHEYVSPTGEYVVFMSQGYSNGVFCLLNVQTGKVETFSEKKSQCQAVSWKPDGTCVFCLSSKKAMLLYPKEGRIKDLSDDYDNAFRRHLEFAPEIAPRWTPDGRFIVINSTKMGGSLVCPDPWRVVPIGKLLVGYLEEKENQRVYSDPPDSYPLLYVQPYPGWVRIWLCFITDKKPTMRGETVVLERTNYLVDYEGQRFMPMKPSFSPGRAWTIKPDGKKKVYFNDMIPRALSLEEEPVHFPGNN; from the coding sequence ATGAGAATAAAACGCACAAAGGATGCTTTTATTCAGCAAAAAACAGGTCTTTTTGGATTTTATCTACAATTTGTTTTTGTAGCATTTGTTTGCCTGGGATTCTCCTCATGTAAGGAAGGTAGTCCTTCGGCAGAGATTCATTTTTCCCCTGACGGATCAACCATAGCATACACGTACGCCGACCGGATTGGCCTGCCTTTACCACCGGAAGTGCCGACCATCTATTCTACTGTTTATCTGCAATGGTGTCCTTCGGATCAGATAAAATTATGCCAGTCTATGAAAATCGATTCGTACGGTAAATCGTTTGGTTCGTTTGTGCAAAATAAATTCGGGCTGTTGTTCTCTCCAGATTCCAGGCACATCGCCGTTAAAAGTCCGCGCTATCTGGAGGTTGTAGATCTTGAAAGTCAAATACGCCATCGCCTTACAAGCCCCGACGAGCTTGTCACGTCCATGGGGTGGCTCGGCAACAAAGAAATGGTATATGTCATCCATAAAAAAACCGGAACCGAAAAACACGGTGTCGACAGTACCCGACAAATCTTGCGTCATACCGTTGGAGAATCACCGGGAAAACGTCTGTTGCTCCATGAACAACTCGACTATCGCGGGAATTATCATGAATATGTATCACCGACCGGTGAATACGTTGTTTTCATGTCTCAGGGCTATTCGAATGGGGTTTTTTGTCTCCTGAACGTACAAACCGGGAAGGTGGAAACTTTCAGTGAGAAAAAGTCCCAATGCCAAGCAGTTTCATGGAAGCCGGACGGAACCTGCGTTTTCTGTTTAAGCAGCAAGAAAGCGATGCTGCTGTATCCAAAAGAAGGCCGGATAAAAGATCTCAGTGACGATTATGACAATGCCTTCCGCCGGCATTTGGAATTTGCACCGGAAATCGCCCCCCGGTGGACCCCGGATGGCAGGTTTATTGTTATCAATTCAACCAAGATGGGAGGATCCCTGGTTTGTCCTGATCCGTGGCGCGTGGTTCCCATAGGAAAACTGCTGGTGGGATATCTGGAGGAGAAGGAGAACCAGCGGGTTTACAGCGATCCTCCCGACAGCTACCCCTTACTTTATGTTCAACCGTATCCGGGTTGGGTAAGGATCTGGCTCTGTTTCATCACGGATAAAAAACCCACCATGCGCGGGGAGACGGTCGTGCTGGAACGAACGAATTATCTGGTGGATTATGAAGGACAGCGATTCATGCCCATGAAACCTTCGTTCAGCCCAGGCCGGGCATGGACGATTAAACCCGACGGTAAAAAGAAGGTCTATTTCAACGATATGATCCCCAGGGCTCTATCCCTGGAAGAAGAACCCGTTCATTTTCCCGGAAATAATTAG
- a CDS encoding type II toxin-antitoxin system prevent-host-death family antitoxin — translation MPRPASLKFVGVREFKEKLTGLLGKKEEVVVTRHGKPIARVVPVRKGSPEDLLLEIGMVLKEAGVSKEEALRALQAAQKAVHG, via the coding sequence ATGCCGAGACCCGCAAGTTTGAAGTTCGTGGGGGTGAGGGAGTTCAAAGAGAAATTGACCGGCTTGCTCGGGAAGAAGGAAGAAGTCGTAGTTACCCGGCATGGCAAGCCGATCGCTCGGGTCGTGCCAGTGAGGAAGGGTTCCCCCGAGGATCTGCTCCTCGAGATCGGGATGGTACTGAAAGAGGCGGGTGTGTCGAAGGAGGAAGCGTTACGGGCGCTCCAGGCAGCCCAAAAAGCCGTCCATGGTTAG
- a CDS encoding putative toxin-antitoxin system toxin component, PIN family — translation MVRIVVDANVLVSAAFGGTPLTAVGKAFSVGEVYLSPPIVAEIGGTIERLSSKLGVDKTKTLSALWKRFQTLCRMAEPERNVAICRDPKDDAYLSLCVVVGAHFLITGDKDLLAVVPARVSALPKGLKILTPREFMETVVGES, via the coding sequence ATGGTTAGGATCGTCGTCGACGCCAACGTCCTTGTCTCAGCGGCCTTCGGCGGGACGCCTCTGACCGCCGTGGGCAAGGCGTTCTCGGTCGGGGAGGTCTATCTTTCCCCGCCCATTGTAGCGGAGATAGGGGGGACGATCGAGCGTTTGTCTTCGAAACTGGGGGTCGATAAGACGAAGACCTTGTCGGCTTTATGGAAGCGCTTCCAAACCCTCTGCCGAATGGCGGAGCCCGAAAGAAACGTGGCGATCTGCCGAGATCCCAAGGATGACGCCTATCTTTCGCTTTGCGTGGTTGTCGGAGCACACTTTCTGATCACCGGCGACAAGGACCTTCTCGCGGTCGTGCCGGCACGAGTGTCTGCGTTGCCAAAGGGCCTGAAAATCCTGACCCCCCGGGAGTTCATGGAGACCGTTGTCGGGGAGAGTTGA
- a CDS encoding alpha/beta hydrolase: MALDHADRVDQLAVLDILPTEEVWERADARLALNFWPWSLLAQPEPLPERILVAVPEAIVDDALGGWGTPSSIFPPEVREAYVRLPQDPDHAHAICEGYRAAATIDREHDRAVRVSGRRIICPILAIWSDRGAIDNWYTEEGGPVAIWSAWGNNVRGHSIDAGHFFPEEAPEQTVEALERFFGSAGFGRSKA; this comes from the coding sequence ATGGCACTCGATCATGCAGATCGCGTGGACCAACTCGCCGTTCTCGACATCTTGCCGACGGAGGAGGTTTGGGAACGCGCCGATGCCAGGCTCGCGCTGAACTTCTGGCCCTGGTCGTTACTAGCCCAGCCCGAACCGCTTCCGGAACGCATCCTGGTGGCCGTCCCCGAAGCCATCGTCGACGACGCCCTCGGGGGATGGGGCACTCCTTCGTCCATATTCCCTCCAGAGGTCCGTGAGGCTTATGTAAGACTTCCTCAGGATCCGGACCATGCACACGCAATTTGCGAGGGGTATCGGGCCGCAGCGACCATCGACCGCGAGCACGACAGGGCAGTGCGCGTGAGTGGCCGGCGCATTATTTGCCCTATTCTGGCGATCTGGAGCGATCGTGGAGCGATAGACAACTGGTACACCGAGGAGGGTGGCCCCGTCGCGATTTGGAGCGCGTGGGGCAACAATGTCCGGGGTCACTCGATTGATGCCGGTCATTTTTTCCCGGAAGAAGCCCCCGAACAAACCGTCGAAGCTCTCGAGCGTTTCTTCGGCTCCGCGGGATTCGGTCGATCAAAGGCATAA
- a CDS encoding DUF899 domain-containing protein — translation MTGTRKEWLVARLELLTAEKELTRRSDELARRRQELPWVRVDKEYRFETDEGSASLADLFRGRSQLIVYHFMFGPDYTAGCPSCSAVADGFNGFVVHLANHDVMLWAVSRAPLATLQAYKRRMGWGFPWASSGGSDFNYDFSVSFTEEQQRAGNIEYNYRKGGVSSREIEIETSETVTDEGTKLAATVGTDWATYIRETPGMSAFALEDGVVYHTYSAYARGLDGLWGMYQWLDRAPKGRNETGGLWFRRHDEYD, via the coding sequence ATGACCGGGACACGTAAGGAGTGGCTCGTGGCGAGGCTGGAGCTGCTCACGGCGGAGAAGGAACTCACGCGCCGCAGCGACGAGCTGGCGCGGCGGCGGCAGGAGCTGCCGTGGGTTCGGGTCGACAAGGAGTATCGATTCGAGACCGACGAGGGGAGCGCCTCGCTGGCGGACCTCTTCCGAGGGCGCTCGCAGCTCATCGTCTACCACTTCATGTTCGGGCCCGACTACACGGCGGGGTGTCCGTCCTGCTCGGCGGTCGCGGACGGCTTCAACGGGTTCGTCGTCCACCTTGCCAACCATGACGTTATGCTCTGGGCGGTGTCGCGTGCTCCGCTTGCGACGCTGCAGGCGTATAAGCGTCGGATGGGATGGGGCTTCCCATGGGCCTCCTCGGGAGGCAGCGATTTCAATTACGACTTCAGCGTCTCGTTCACGGAAGAGCAGCAGCGCGCGGGAAACATCGAATACAACTACCGCAAGGGCGGAGTCAGCTCACGCGAGATCGAGATCGAGACGAGCGAGACGGTGACTGATGAAGGAACGAAGCTCGCGGCGACAGTCGGCACGGACTGGGCAACGTACATCCGGGAGACTCCCGGCATGAGCGCGTTCGCGCTCGAGGACGGCGTCGTCTATCACACCTATTCCGCGTATGCGCGCGGATTGGACGGCCTCTGGGGCATGTACCAGTGGCTCGACCGTGCTCCCAAGGGGCGCAACGAGACCGGCGGCCTCTGGTTCCGCCGCCACGACGAGTACGACTAG
- a CDS encoding group 1 truncated hemoglobin: MRRFRIFRLGILLSAMLMVTLLNPKSTLAGEKTQKSLYDRLGGVYNIAPVVDEFLELLYVDDVLNANPKIKEARDRVPRSYLKYHVTSLVCQTAGGPEKYTGRGMKESHQHLNISEKEWQSMLVDFKAVLYKFKVPEQEQKELFAIVDSTKKDIVMSPMGMGKHQ, from the coding sequence ATGCGTAGGTTCAGGATCTTTCGGCTCGGAATCCTCTTGTCGGCCATGTTGATGGTCACCCTGTTGAATCCGAAATCCACGCTTGCCGGGGAAAAAACCCAAAAATCCCTGTATGATCGGCTTGGCGGGGTTTATAACATAGCCCCGGTCGTCGACGAATTCCTGGAACTCCTGTACGTTGACGACGTGCTTAACGCCAATCCGAAGATCAAGGAAGCGAGGGACCGGGTTCCCAGGTCCTACCTCAAGTACCATGTAACTTCCCTTGTATGCCAGACGGCCGGCGGCCCCGAAAAGTACACGGGCCGGGGGATGAAGGAATCCCACCAGCATCTCAATATATCCGAGAAGGAATGGCAGTCGATGCTGGTCGATTTCAAGGCGGTCCTGTACAAGTTCAAGGTGCCGGAGCAGGAGCAGAAGGAACTTTTCGCGATCGTGGATAGCACGAAAAAAGATATCGTCATGTCCCCGATGGGGATGGGGAAACATCAGTAA
- a CDS encoding cysteine synthase family protein, translated as MSRHDLRSAVGSTPLVELKSINRNPRVRILAKLEGNNPGGSVKDRPALYMLTGAEARGELTHAKTILEPTSGNTGIAIAMFGAAKGYRVKLAMPACVSVERRAVLSAYGADLVLSPAEEGTDGAIRLAHRILQDNPERYYMPNQYANPDNVRAHYETTGPEVLAQTDGDADCFVAGMGTGGTLMGVARFLKEKKPQALVIGVEPRLGHKIQGLKNMKEAIVPPIYREENLSGKIVVDDEPAFEMSRRLAVEEGLFVGMSSGAAVAGAMEAAKSIGDGTIVVLMPDRGDRYLSTSLFRSVCAKCPP; from the coding sequence ATGAGCCGCCACGACCTTCGCTCCGCCGTTGGGTCGACGCCGCTGGTGGAATTGAAATCGATCAACCGGAACCCGCGGGTGCGCATACTGGCGAAGCTCGAGGGGAACAATCCGGGCGGATCGGTCAAAGATCGGCCGGCCCTGTACATGCTTACCGGGGCCGAGGCGCGCGGCGAGCTTACGCATGCGAAAACGATCCTGGAGCCCACTTCCGGGAACACGGGGATCGCCATCGCAATGTTCGGCGCGGCGAAGGGATACCGCGTCAAGCTCGCTATGCCAGCCTGCGTAAGCGTCGAACGACGGGCGGTGCTTTCGGCTTACGGGGCGGACCTTGTACTGTCGCCGGCGGAAGAGGGGACCGACGGCGCCATCCGCCTTGCGCACCGTATCCTGCAGGATAACCCTGAGCGATATTACATGCCGAACCAGTACGCCAACCCCGATAACGTGCGAGCCCACTACGAGACGACGGGTCCCGAGGTTCTTGCCCAAACCGATGGAGATGCCGATTGTTTCGTGGCAGGCATGGGAACCGGGGGGACGCTTATGGGCGTAGCCCGGTTCCTGAAAGAGAAAAAGCCGCAGGCCCTGGTGATCGGCGTCGAACCCCGCCTGGGCCACAAGATACAAGGTCTGAAAAACATGAAGGAAGCGATCGTCCCCCCCATCTATCGTGAGGAGAACCTGTCCGGCAAGATCGTCGTGGACGACGAACCGGCATTCGAGATGTCGCGCCGCCTTGCGGTCGAGGAGGGACTCTTCGTCGGCATGTCGAGCGGTGCAGCCGTGGCCGGGGCGATGGAAGCTGCGAAGAGTATCGGCGACGGCACGATAGTCGTCCTCATGCCTGATCGCGGAGACAGGTACCTGAGCACGTCCCTCTTCCGTTCCGTCTGCGCCAAGTGTCCCCCATAG
- a CDS encoding rubrerythrin family protein, whose protein sequence is MATEKNLKDAFAGESQANRMYLAFAKKADADGYPQIARLFRAAAAAETVHAHAHFRVMNGVKDTAENLKAAINGEGYEFKEMYPAFLKEAEAEKISGAAASFRNALAVEKIHYDLYSEALESLKKGKDLASTDIFVCDVCGNTVYGHAPENCPVCGAPKTMFVKVQ, encoded by the coding sequence ATGGCGACCGAAAAAAATCTGAAAGATGCTTTTGCCGGCGAAAGTCAGGCCAACCGGATGTACCTGGCCTTCGCAAAGAAGGCGGATGCCGACGGATATCCCCAGATCGCAAGGTTGTTCCGCGCAGCGGCGGCAGCGGAAACGGTGCATGCCCACGCCCATTTTCGGGTCATGAACGGAGTTAAGGACACCGCGGAGAACCTTAAGGCCGCCATCAACGGCGAGGGGTATGAATTCAAGGAGATGTATCCCGCGTTCCTGAAAGAGGCGGAGGCGGAAAAGATCTCCGGAGCCGCGGCTTCCTTCCGGAACGCGCTGGCCGTGGAGAAGATTCATTACGACCTTTATTCGGAAGCGCTTGAGAGCCTTAAAAAAGGGAAGGACCTCGCCTCCACGGACATCTTCGTCTGCGATGTCTGCGGGAATACCGTGTACGGGCACGCGCCGGAAAATTGCCCCGTCTGCGGAGCCCCGAAGACGATGTTCGTGAAGGTGCAGTAG
- a CDS encoding cytochrome C, with translation MKGTRIVWILAAVLALAAGIAVNPWEATAADKPAGLTQEDCIKCHSGPPADVAAAGEKHKTDVSCLDCHAGHRPASRNNIPRCSQCHEGKPHYQLKACLECHKNPHRPLNISLGSKVTEPCLTCHADQIKQLKGTPSRHTSLFCTTCHDVHRKVPECVKCHKPHSAEMAQADCKKCHKAHNPKTVTYGVEVPNKDCGACHKKAIGLLAASQAKHRNVACVRCHSDKHKNVPTCDKCHPQKHPAAIMKKFPKCGTCHSVAHDLNHWPESAGAVKEKQPAKKAPAKKKR, from the coding sequence ATGAAAGGCACCAGGATCGTGTGGATTTTGGCTGCAGTGCTGGCGCTTGCCGCCGGCATCGCGGTGAACCCGTGGGAAGCGACCGCCGCCGACAAGCCGGCGGGGTTGACACAGGAGGATTGCATAAAGTGCCATTCCGGTCCGCCCGCGGACGTCGCGGCCGCAGGCGAAAAGCACAAAACGGACGTAAGCTGCCTCGATTGCCACGCAGGCCACCGCCCTGCAAGCAGAAACAACATCCCCAGGTGCAGCCAATGCCACGAGGGGAAACCACACTACCAGTTGAAGGCGTGCCTTGAGTGCCACAAGAACCCTCACCGCCCCTTGAATATCTCGCTCGGGTCGAAGGTCACCGAGCCGTGCCTGACCTGCCACGCTGACCAGATCAAGCAGCTCAAGGGGACGCCGAGCAGGCACACATCGCTGTTCTGCACGACATGCCACGATGTCCACCGCAAGGTCCCCGAGTGCGTCAAGTGCCACAAGCCGCACTCCGCCGAGATGGCGCAGGCCGATTGCAAGAAATGCCACAAGGCGCACAACCCGAAGACGGTGACGTACGGCGTCGAAGTCCCGAACAAGGATTGCGGCGCATGCCACAAGAAGGCGATCGGGCTTTTGGCGGCATCGCAGGCCAAGCACAGGAACGTCGCCTGCGTGCGGTGCCATTCGGACAAGCACAAGAACGTCCCGACATGCGACAAGTGCCATCCGCAGAAGCATCCGGCCGCGATCATGAAGAAGTTCCCCAAGTGCGGGACCTGCCATTCCGTAGCCCACGACCTGAACCACTGGCCGGAGTCGGCCGGGGCGGTGAAGGAAAAGCAACCTGCGAAGAAGGCGCCCGCAAAGAAGAAAAGGTAA
- a CDS encoding MEDS domain-containing protein has product MSPAKKRDSGISVVGDLPWGSHFCQFYSTRKDFTDVLVPYFRAGLENNEFCVWVTSEFFTTDDVLRALKKNVPDFGKYLARRQIEVFPYTDWYLKGGSFDLKRTLRMWMEKHDEALAAGFSGMRVSGNPYWLDNKKDWDDFATYEAEINNVIGGTKLLVLCTYSLKKCGPAEIIDVVKNHEFALAINEGRWQVVNRPAFGQIPRA; this is encoded by the coding sequence ATGTCTCCAGCGAAAAAAAGGGATTCCGGAATTTCCGTGGTCGGAGATCTGCCGTGGGGCAGCCATTTCTGCCAGTTCTACAGCACAAGGAAGGATTTCACGGACGTTCTTGTCCCGTATTTCAGGGCGGGACTTGAAAACAACGAGTTCTGCGTCTGGGTGACGTCGGAGTTTTTCACCACCGATGACGTATTGAGAGCTTTGAAGAAAAACGTGCCCGACTTCGGAAAATACCTTGCCAGGCGCCAGATAGAAGTCTTTCCCTATACTGATTGGTATTTGAAGGGGGGCAGCTTCGACCTCAAGCGGACGCTCCGCATGTGGATGGAGAAACATGACGAGGCGTTGGCGGCGGGTTTTTCCGGAATGAGGGTGAGCGGCAACCCCTACTGGCTCGACAACAAGAAAGACTGGGACGACTTCGCAACCTACGAGGCGGAGATCAACAACGTAATAGGCGGCACGAAACTGCTGGTTCTTTGCACTTACTCCCTTAAAAAATGCGGGCCGGCCGAGATCATCGACGTCGTCAAAAACCACGAGTTCGCGCTGGCCATCAACGAAGGCAGGTGGCAGGTCGTCAACCGGCCGGCGTTCGGACAGATCCCCCGGGCCTGA